One Dysgonomonas mossii DNA segment encodes these proteins:
- a CDS encoding helix-turn-helix domain-containing protein — translation MQTQNVVTDKEREIRKRDLEDKDRKNASERRQEQKNQNFTQVYPLGWKRLRELFRKNPGAAELYSMLAENIDGSCGAVVADQTHLASLLGVGRQTISRYVKWLEEQGVLVKIPVAGKVC, via the coding sequence ATGCAAACTCAAAATGTTGTGACGGACAAAGAACGGGAAATCAGAAAAAGAGATCTTGAAGATAAAGACCGTAAAAACGCCTCAGAGCGTCGACAGGAGCAAAAAAACCAAAACTTCACCCAAGTATACCCTTTAGGCTGGAAGCGTCTCAGAGAGCTTTTCAGGAAGAATCCGGGGGCAGCAGAGCTTTATTCAATGCTTGCAGAAAACATTGATGGCTCTTGTGGTGCGGTTGTTGCCGATCAAACCCATTTAGCATCGTTGCTTGGTGTTGGTAGACAAACAATATCTAGGTACGTTAAGTGGCTAGAAGAGCAAGGTGTTTTAGTAAAAATCCCAGTAGCTGGAAAGGTATGCG